A region of the Nocardia asteroides genome:
TTCACCGAGCCGACCGGCAGTGGCTCGTCGCGGCCCTCGACCGCGCCGTACACCGCGCCCAGGGCGGCCAATTCGAGCGGGTCGCCGACCGGCGTGCCGGTGCCGTGCGCCTCCACGAAGCGGATGTCGCGGGCGTCGACGCCCGCCAGCCGGTGCACCCGCCGGGCCAGGGCCTCCTGCGCGACCGGGTTGGGCACCGGGATGGCCAGCGTGCGGCCGTCCTGGTTGACGCCGCTGCCGCGCACCACCGCGTAGATCCGGTCGCGGTCGCGCACCGCCGCGTCCAGCGTCTTCAGCACCACGGCGCCCGCGCCCTCGCCGCGCCCGTAGCCGTCGGCGGCCGCGTCGAAGGACTTGCACCGGCCGTCCACCGCGAGGAAGCGCCCTTTGCACATGGAGATGAACGCCTCGGGCCGCAACATCGCGTTGGCGCCCCCGACGATCGCCGTCTCGCACTCGCCCGCTTCCAGCGCGAGCATCGCTTGGTGCAGGGCGACCAGGGAGGACGAGCAGGCGGTGTCGATGGTCATCGTGGGCCCGAGCAGGTCCAGCAGGAACGCGATGCGGGCCGACAGCAGCGTGTGCGAGGAGCTGGTCGGGCTGTGACTGTTGATGGAGGCCCGGGAGATCGAGCCGCTGCGCACCAGCGCGTTGTCGTTCATGAAGCCGCCGACGAACACGCCGACCTCACGACCGCTGACCCGGCCCGCCATCCCCGCGTCGTCCAGCGCCTCCCAGGCGACCTCGAGCAGCAGCCGCTGCTGGGGGTCCATGATCGACGCCTCGCGCTGGGAGATGCCGAAGAACTCGGCGTCGAACTCCCACAGCGACTGGGTCAGGAAGCCTCCGTGCCTGGTGTACATCCGGCCCGGCGCGTCGGGGTCGGGGTCGTAGAACTTCGCGAGATTCCAGCGGTCCGCCGGTACTTCCACGATCCCGTCGCCCTTGTGCACGACGAGATCCCAGAAAGAGTCCGGCCCGTCGATGCCGCCCGGAAAACGGCAGCCGATACCGACAATTGCTACATTGGGCATGCAAAAACCCCTGATGCTCGGGCATTCGAAAGCGCCGCCGGTCGGGCGTCGGCGTCGACGAATCAGCGTGGAGACGACCGGATTCGCGACGCCGGGTAAACCTGTTCGGCCATGAGCGTCGCCCGGAGGTGAAGTGGTTCCGCGGTAGGAGGTCAGTGTCCACCCATGGTAGGAGGCCCGATTCGCGAAGGTCAATACGGAATCGAGCCGTCGGTAATCGAAAAGCATTGTCCGACAGGTAAAGAGAACTCCATCATCAATGCAGGTAGAAGCGGGTATGACAGTATTATTCCGCTGTTATTACACGGTTATTGGCCAATTAAATAGGATGGATTACATTGTTATTCCGTCGTTTTCGAGAACATTCAGCGCCCGAAGCTGTTGAGTAGCGGCTCGATTCGTGCCTACGATGACGCGTCGAATGCGCACCGAGGTGAAAGGTGATGGGCGTGAATCCGTACAACACCGGGCAGTTCCGTATCGAAGCGGAGGCCGAGCCCATCGAAAGCCTCGCCTGGCTGATCGAGTTCACCGAGCAATACATCGCGGGGTGGAACAGTGGGGACGGCGCGGCGGTCGCGAAATGCGTCACCGAGGACACGATCTGGCACGACCCATCGCTGGACGCGCCCGCGTACGGGCGGGCGGGCGTGGAGAAGTTCGTCGCCGACACGGTGCGCTCGTTCCCGGACGTGGCCTACACCAACCCGTTTCCGCCGGTGCTGGCCGCCGACGACCGGATCGCGCTGGTGCCGTGGCGGATGACCGGCACCCATCTGGGCCCGATCGACCCGCCAGGCTTCGGCCCGACCGGCAAGCGCATCGACCTGCTGGTCATCGACGTCTGGCAGTTCCGCTCCGGGCTGATCTGGCGCAGCCAGGCCACCTGGGACCTGACGGAGATGCTGCTGCAGTTGGTTCTGATGCCGCCGCGCGGAAGCGCCGCGGAGCGCGCGATGGCACGCGCCCAGCGGCTGAGGTCCCGGCTGCCGTTCTGACCGGCATTCGCCCCGTGCCGGCGTTCAGTCGCCGGACTGGGCGGCGAAGCGCTCCACCGCGAGCAGAACCGACGCGCCGACGGTTTCCAGCTCGGCGCCCATGCCGACGAGAAGATTCACGATCGCAGGCACCAGAACCTCGAGCAGGCCGTCGTCGCCCAGGTGCCCGGCCATCTCCAACTGGACGAAGCCGAACAGGCCCATCCACAGTTGCGCCGCGGCGGAGCGGACGTCCGCGGTGTTGATCAACCCGGCGTCCTGAGCGCGCTGCACCGCGCCGACCACGTGGTCGAAGGTCTCCGTGTAGTGCTCGAACTCCGAATCGTGCCCGGCCACGAGCACATTGCCGCGGTTGATCTTCATATCGATACGCGTCCCGGTGCCGAACATCAGCCCGAACAGCTCCGGCCTGCGCTGGGCCTCGTCCCGGAATACGAGGCCGAGTACGAGCAGATCGGTGATCGGCTCCTCGCTCACCCCCGCCGCGGTCATGCGCGCGGCCAACCGCGCGAAGCCGGCGGAACCGGCCGCGCGGATCAGGCCGGGCATCCCGCCGAAGTTGGAGTACACCGCCATCGTGGAGACCCCGCACATTCGCGACACGCGGCGGACGGTGAGCGCGTGCAGACCCTCGGTCGACACCACCTCGACTGTCGCGTCGATCAGGCGATCGCGCAGGGCGGTGTTCATCGCGTCCGTTCCGGCGGCTGGGCGCACGGCTAGTTCAGTTGTTCCGGCAGTCTGCTTGCTCATCGTTTCCGTTTCCCCAAATACGGTCAAGCCGTGACGCGTAGGTCTGCTGGTGCGCTGTCCTCGGGAAGGCGGTACCGCGGCTCGGCCGAGGACGCCTTGGTCGTGGTCACCGCGAAGACGGCCGGTAGCGGCGCGGACGCTCGTGGCCGGATCGCTCGGCCCGGCCTTCGCGGTACCGGGGAAAGGGCGTGGGTTTCGATCGATGCACCGTCGATTCGCTCGGACAGGGAAGCTGATCGTGGTTCATCGCGCACAGATTTCTCCGTTCTTGCCGCACGAACGGGCGGACAGAGCATGAGGTGGGACCGCGTTCGCGGGCTACGAAGAGCAGGTGCACCCGCCGAGAGGTGCGTGTCGGAGGTGAGTGTCGTCACTGAAACTCTATGTGATAGAGGGTAACACCCACGCTGGATCAGCCGAATGTTTTGCGGCATTCCGGAATTCGCCGGGACACGCGCTATTGTGCTGATCGACGAGCGAAGCCGCTTAGTTCTGGATTCGGTGACAATTGGTCTGCGAATCCGTCCTGTGATCGGCATATGTTGTCGCAAATGGGACAAGTGGGACCTGCGCTCGGTGCAGTAAAGAGTGGATCGCGTATTTGTCAAGATCGACCTCGAACGTGCTGATGCGGGACAAGTGACTCGCCGATCCGGAGCAGGGCCGGGACGGGCGAAGCCGCCGAGGGGATGCCGCGTCGCGGTCATCAGCTGCCGCCGGGTCTGGAGAGCGCGGTCACAAACATCCGGCAACGGTATCGTCAAGCGGGACAGATAGTGGGCGGGAGGTCGGTCGATGTCGTCATCGATTCCGGGAGTCGTCGCCTGGCCTGCGATCTGCCTCGTCGCCGCGGTCGTCGCGTTCCGGCTGATGCTCCTGCGCGACACGGTCGTCGACCAATTGGTGAATCGCCTGTTCGTCTGGGGTCTGCTGAGCCTGCTGCTGTACCGGTGCGCCATGACGCCCGCAAGCGCGAGTCCGGCGCACCAACTCGCCCTCGACTGCACCGTGATGTCCTCGATGTGCCTGCAAAGAGTCGTCCGCGTCTGGGCCGCGGACGTGGAGCCGGCGGCGGTCTGGCGCAGGCACCGCGTTTGCTGCGATCGCCGCCGCGTCCACCGCCGTGATCCTGCTGGCGGGCGCATCGGCTCGGCGCGAGGGGAGGCTCGTCGACCTGACGCCGGACGTGGAAGGCCTGGTGGTGTGGACCGCGTTCGGACTCCCACTGCTGATGAACATCTGGCTGTCGGCCCGTATGTGCCTACCGGAGTTGCGGTCCGACGGCATCGGCCCGGCGGGAAAGCTGGTGTGCGGGCGATGATCTGGGCCGCGGCGGGATCTCACCGCCGCGGTCACCGAGATCGTGCTGCCGCCCGCCCCGACGAGCGGGTCGACGCGAGTACCCGGCTGATGCGGATGACGGTGGAAATCCAGGACGCGCTGTCGCAACTCGGTCGCTACGCCCCGGCGACCGCGGGCTGGGATGTCCGCTGACCGACTACGCACACCGAGTGGCGTGCGCGGTAATCGCACGGAAGGCGGGATCGGCGCCGCTCGCGTCGACCTCGGTCCAGCCGCCGGTCCCCGCGGCGGATTTCGACGCCGGGCTGCGGCGACTGCTCGATCTCGCCCGGGTGTGGCCGACCGCCCGCGCTGCGGCCGGGGCGGCGCCGGCCCTGGTGGCGGGCTAGAGCACCGCTTGGGTCTGGGTGACCTTCGCGACCAGCTTGTCCGCGTCGTCCCGGATCACCGTCTCGACCACGATGAACGAGCGTCCGGCGTGCAGCGGCGCCGCGGACGCGATGGCATGGCCGGCGCGGACCGCGCGCAGGAAATTCGTCTTCGACTCCACCGTGGTGGTGCCCTGCTTTCCTTCGGGCAGATTCAGGAACGCGCACACCGCGCCGGTGGCGTCGGCCAGCGACATCAGTACCCCGCCGTGCAGCACGCCGCCGAGCGTGCACAGTGATTGGTCCCAAGCCAGGCGGCTACGGACCAGTTCGGGTCCGTGGGCGAGCACCTCGACGCCGAGGCGCTCGGTGAACGGCATGGTCTGGTGGAACAGCGCGGTGCCCGTCTCATCGATCATGGCCGCGATCCTGCCCGCCACCGGTCGCCGAGTCGATTACCTTGCGGGTAATCGTCAGTGCGCCAACTGTCTCCGGTCTCGGCGGCGGTGGGCCCACACGACCGCGACGACCGACAACGCGGTCGATCCGCCGCAGGCCATGACGAGTCCGGGCGAAGAACGGTCCACGAGCACGCCACCCGCGAGCGCGCCGAGCGAGATCGTCGCTTGGAAGGAGGCGGTGAACAGCACCGAGGCCGCTTCCGGTGCGTCCGTGGCCGCTTTCGCGAACCATGCTTGCGAAGACACCGGCACCGCGCCGTACCCGACGCCCCACACGACGAGCAGAACCGCCGCGCCGAACGACCATTGGCCCAGCCAGGGAAGCAGCAGTGTGGCGGCCGCGATCAGCGCCGTGGCTGCGGCGAGGGTGGCGCGGGGTCTGCGCGCGATCGAGGCCCCGCCGAGGAAGTTGCCGCACATACCGGCCGCGCCGTAGACGAGCAGGAGCAAGGTGATCGTGCCGGGGCCGACCCGGGTGACCTGCTCGAGGAATGGCGTCACGTAGGTGTATGCGCCGAAATGGGCCGAGACGACGAGGAATGTCACCAGCAGGGCGAAGTGGATACCCGGGCGGCGCAGCAGGGTACCGAGAACCGCGGCCCGGGTGACCTGTTCGGCGCGCAGCGCGGGCAGGAATGCGATCAACATGGCCAGCACGACGGCCGCGAAGGCGCCCACCACGAGGAAAGTCGTTCGCCAACCGGCGATCTCACCCAGCAAGGTACCCGCGGGGACGCCGAACACGGAGCCGAGCGGCACCGACGAGAAGATCACGGCGTTGGCCTTGGCGACCGAGTCCGCGGGTACGAGCCGTTCGGCCAGTCCGGCCGCGATGGACCAGAAGCCGCCGATGGTGATGCCGACGAGGATCCGTGAAACCAGCAGCACCCGATAATCCGGTGCGGCCGCGGCCAGCGTGTCGGCGAGCACCAGCAGCAGCATGAACAGGCACAACATCCGCCGTCGATCGATGCCTGCGGTGGCGACGGTGACGACCGGCGCCGCCACGGCGGCCACCAGCCCCGGCATGGTCATCATCAGGCCGGCCATGCCATCGGAGACGGTGAAGTCGGCGCCGATCGAGGTGAGCAGCCCGATCGGCAGGATCTCGGTGGTGACGATCGAGAAGATCCCGAGCATCACCGCGACAACCGCGGGCCAACCGGTGGGTGCGCTGCGGGCGGTGCGTTCAGTGGTGCGGAGTGTGGACACGGCGTCGAGTCCAGCAGCTCCGCGGCATCCGAGCTGGCGAGTTCCCGACAGCACCGTCGGCGCCCGGCCGCGCCGGTGCGCTCGCGCCCCGCTACCTTGTTCAGCTCATCCGCGCCAGCAGCGCGTCGGGGAGGTGGGGGAGCGCGAAATCGAGCAGCCGCCACGGCCACCCGGGGACGCAGGCCCGGCGCCGCTCCTGCTCGATGGCGGCCACCATCGCCGCGACGCCCTTGTCCAGCGGCGCGACCATTCGCGCGTCGCCCGCCTTGGCCGCCATGTCGGTGGCGATGAAACCCGGTAACAGCGTGGTGACGGCGATCGGCGAACGGGCCAATTCGGTGGCCAATGCCGCACCGAGTGCGGCGACGCCCGCCTTGCTCGCCGAGTAGGCCGCCTTCTTGCCGGGCAGCCCGCGCACCGCGCTCATCGATGAGACGAGAACCAGGTGCCCGGCATCCTGCGCGCGGAAGATCTCCAGCGCCGCTTCCGCCTGCGCCAGCGCGCTGACGAAGTTGGTGGTCGCCGTGGCCAGATTCGCATCCGCCCTTCCGCTGCCGACCGGCGCTCCCTTGCCGATCCCGGCGTTGACGATCACGCGGTCGAGGCCACCCAACTCGTCACGCAGTTCGCCGAAGACGCGCGGAACCGCCGTGTGGTCGTCCACGTCGAGTGCGCGCACCGCGACGGTGACCTCCGGATGAGTGGCCCGCAGCTCGTCGCGCAGCGTCGTGAGCGCGTCCAGCCTGCGGGCGCACAGCGCGAGGTCGCGGCCCTTTGCCGCGAAGTCCCGCGCCATGGCGGCCCCGAGACCCGCGCTCGCGCCGGTGATCAGAATCCTGCTCCTCGTCATGCGGCTGACCCTAGCGTTCGCCGAACGCGCGGCGATACGCCGCCGACGGGACGTGCGCCGTTGCTCAGCCGCCGAACGATCCGGTCGGCGGCGGGGTCGGCGACAACCGCCACGGACCGCAGTTCTCGGTCTTGAAGCCGACATCGGTCGGCTCGATCTCCACCCGGACGGGGCTGAGCCGGGTGTAGTTGTTGGCGATGATGTACTGCATGTTCGTGTTGTCGCCCTCGACCTTCCACAGCCTGCGCCAGTCGCACGCGTAGGCCGGATCGGAGGCGCCGGGCGCCTCCCAGACGCCGGGGGCGATATCGACGCCGACCAGGTAGACGCCGTCGTGCGGCATGGTGTTCGCGGGTTCGGCCGCCGCCGTCGCCGTGGCGAGCAGGGTCGCCGCGCAGGTCATGGCTCCCGCGAGTAGGAGGGCGCTTGCACGCATACCGTTCTCCTTGACTTGTACTACCGCCGCGTCCACGTACTTCCGCCGCCACGGCCGACTCGGGAGATCCCCGCATCTCCGCGGCCAGGAATACCAGAACGGACCGGGTGGTGTGGCCCGAATTCGCGATTTCGCGCGGGTGGACGCGGGCTCGGCTGCCCGGCGATCGGTCGGTGTGGCCGGGCGATGCCGACCCGAACTCGTCGAGTCCCGCCTCACGCAACCACGAGTTCGCCGACAGGCTTGGCAAGGGGTCTTCTGGTGTACCAGCTACTGGCTTTGTTCCGTGCCGCGGCGCGTGGTTGTCGCGAAGGTAGTCCGGCTTGCCCGTATCCAGCAGCAACTTCGACGTCTTCTGCGTGCCGATCGGCACGGTGTGGCTCCGAATGCATTACGCTCTGCTATCTCTGCGCAAACTGTCTTGGCGCGTTCGCCGACCGGGCGCTGCGCATGCCGTAACACTTCGATTACGTAACTTGCTTCGCTGATACACGTGTTGTCAGAGTAACCAGTGGGTTTGGTGTTACAAGTGGGAAGGGAGGGGCGCCCCATCCCGGGGCGCCGACCGCACTATGAAGCCAAGCATCGTCAAGGCCGGTATCTGTACCGCCGTCACGGCCGCGGTAACGGTGACGTTGTCCGGATTGCTGCCGGTCACCGCGCACGCGGCGCCGTCGGCGCTGGACATGTCGAAGAAACTCGCGGGCAAGACCGTGTTCCTCGACCCCGGACATCAGGGGCCGAACCATTCCCAGGACCTGGCAAGACAGGTCAGCGATGGTCGCGGCGGCACCAAGGACTGCCAGACCACCGGCATGACCACCATGAACGGCGTTCCCGAGCACACCATCAACTGGAACGTCGCGCAGGTCGTCAAGACGTCGCTGGAGACACTCGGCGCGCGCGTCGTGCTGAGCCGCCAGGACGACACGAACTGGGGCGGCTGCGTCGACGACCGCGCCCGCGCGGCGAGCCAGTCCGGCGCCGACGTGGCGGTGAGCATCCATGCCGACAGCGCGCCCGCGCAGTATCGCGGGTTCCACCTGATCGTCCCGGAGCTGCCCATCCCGAATCTGATCGTCGACCAGGCGCAGTCCGGTGCGGGACGCGCCGCGTCGACGTCGGTGCGCGACGCGTATCGCCAGGCGGGATTCCCGCCCGCGAACTATGGCGGCGTGGTGGACGGGCTGCAGACCCGCAAGGACGTGGCAGGGCCCGCCCTGACCACCGTTCCGGTGGTGTTCCTCGAGATGGGCAACGGCGCCAATCCCGAGGACGCGGCGCTGCTGGAGACCCCGGACGGGCAGCTCAAGCACGCGATCGCGCTGACCACCGGCCTGGTCGGCTACCTGCTCGGCGGACCGCAAGCCGGCGCTTCGCCGGATCAGCAGGCAGCGCAGCCCATCCCGCCGGGTACGTCGTTCGATCGCCCCGCCTCGGACCCGGGCACGCCGCAGGGCCAGGCGAATCAGGGTACTCCGCAAGCGCAGACGAACACCGGTACTCCGCAAGCCCAGACGAACACCGGTACTCCGCAAGCCCAGACGACCCCCGGTACTCCACAGGCCCAGAACCCGGCGATCCCGCAGGCGCAAACGATCCCGGCGGTGCCCCAGAGCCCCGCTGCCCCCGCGGTGCCGCAGGCGCAGTCCGCTCCGGGCGCCTCGACGCCGAAGTCGGCGCCGGGCGCGGCGACACCGCAGTCGCCGGGCACTTCGGCGACACCGGATGCGCCGGGCGCGTCCGGAGCCCAGTCGCCGGACACGCCGTACGCCCAGCAGTCCCCGGGGACCGCGGGCGGCAACGCCTCGATCATGGAGTTGCTGATGCCGTTGGCGAAGATGCTGGGCTTGGACGACAACGCCATCACCACGGAATTGATCAACCTCGGCTACAGCCTGGCGGCCATGCTGCTGGGCCCCTCGAAATAGTCCGCACACCGAACCCACCGGACGCCATCCTCACCACCATGAGGGTGGCGTCCGGCATTTTTCGCGGGTCGGGCGGGCGCACTAGGGTGAGCGGAATGGCAGACCGGATTCCTGTTGTGCTCGTCGCGGGGTTTCTCGGTTCGGGGAAGACCACGCTGCTCAATCACTTGTTGCGAGACAACCGGGGGACGCGGATCGGCGTCGTTGTCAACGACTTCGGAGCGATCAACATCGATTCGATGCTGGTCGCCGGGCAAGTCGACGCCATGGTCTCGCTCGGCAACGGCTGCGTGTGCTGCGCGGTCGACGTCACCGAGCTGGACGAGCTGTTCACCCGGCTCACGCAGCCGCGCGCCGGAATCGACGTCCTCGTGGTGGAAGCCAGCGGCTTGGCCGAGCCGCGCAATCTCATCCGGATGGTGCTCGGCAGCGACAACCCGCGCCTGCGCTACGGAGGACTGGTCGAAGTGGTCGACGCCGAACAGTTCCCGGACAGCAGCGCCCGTCATCCGGAACTGCGCACCCATCTGCGCCTGGCCGATCTGGTGGTGGTGAACAAGGCCGATCGGGTGGCGCCCGAGCAACTCGCGCGGCTGCGTGCGGACATCGCGGCACTCGTCGGCCCGGTGCCCGTGTACGCGACCACCTACGGCCGGATCGATCCCGGGCTGTTGTTCGACGAACCGCTGCGCGAACGGCCGCTGGTGGCCGAGCAACTGAGCTTCGACGAACTACTCTTCGACCACGACCACGACCACGATGCCGGGCACCGCCACCTGCACGACGACTACACCAGCGTCTCGTTCACCACCGCACGAGCGCTCGACCCGCGCAAGCTGATCGGTTTCCTGGAGGACCCGCCACCGGGATTGTTCCGGGCCAAAGGCTTCGCCGCCTTCGGGGTTGCGGACGAGCGCAGGAAATTCGTCATGCACATGGTCGGTCGCCACATCGTCTTCGAGTCGGGCAGCTGGTCGCGCGGCGAATCGCGGGGCGCGCAGCTGGTGCTCATCGGGGCGGGCCTGCACACCGACACGGCATTGGCCCGGCTGCACGACACCGTGCACGACGCCGCAGATCCGCTCGACCCGCAGAGCATGCTCGGCGTGTGGCGCTATACGCCGCACTGAACGCGCCAGATTGGCGCGTTCGGTCGCGACATGGCGCGTTCGGTGCTGGTGACCGAGTGGTCTTTTCGTGAGACTGAAGGCGTGTCCGCCGGTCCGGGGGCACGGGGAGCGTACTGCCGCGCGCGGCGCCGCCCGGCAGCCGATCCGTCACCGACCGAATCGTCCTGCGACCGATGGGAGTTCCGTGTCAGATTCCATGGAGAGCGCCACCGCGTACGTCATCCAGGCGCTCGAGGCCAAGGGCACCGCCACCCGCGATGACTTCGATGTTCCCGCGATCGTCGCCGAGACCCATGCCATCGCCAAGAGCTGGGATTTCCGTGCGATCGAGGACGCGACGTTCTGGTCGATCGCGGCGCGTTTCCTCAGGACGTGAACGTCCGATCCGCCCGCTCGGTGCGATGCGCGGTGATGGCCAGCGACCACCGCCGAGCCGCTCGCCGCATCGATGCCGGATCGGAGTAGCCGAGAATCTCCGCCTGGCGCGACGCGCTCAGCGGCCCGGCGGCGGTCGCGGCGACCAGCCGTGCGCCACGCGCCCGATCCAGTTCCGCGCGCCACGTGGTGCCCGCCTCCCGCAACCGGCGCTGGAGGGTGCGCGGGCTGGTGGCCAGCCTGCGCGCCACGCGCTCCAGGGAGGCGTCGCCTTCGTCCAGGCAGTCCGCCAGGGCCGTCGCGACCCGTTCCGGCCATGCCGTGGCCAGCGGTGGCGGCGGCGGAAGAGCCGCGGCCAGCGGCTGCAGTATGCCGGCCAGCACCGGATCGCTGGTGGTCAACGGCAGATCCATGTCCGAGGCGCGAAAGGTCATGGCGTCCACCGGCGCGTCGAACTCGATCGCGGTGGTGCCGAACACCTCGACGAAGGTCTCGATTCGTGCGGGGGCGTGCTGGCGCAGCGAGACCCGCAGCGGGGCCAGCGGTTCACGCACCACGCGCCGCGCCCGGCTGAGCACCGCGCTCAGGCCCCACAGCTGGGTCAGGTCACGGCCACGGCCCGCACCATCGATCATGTCGAGGTAGAGCGTGACCTCCTCGTCGTTCTCCGCGACCAGGTCGAATCGGTGATTGGTGGTCACCGCGGTGACGTACGGCCCGCAGGTCGCCAGTCCGGCCCCCAGCGTCGGGGCCGAGGAGAACAGATAGTCGTAGAGGCCGAGGCAGGTCAGCTCGTAGCGGCTCGCCACGTTCAACGCGACGTCGGGGTCACCCAATTCGTGTTCGGCGATCTCCCACAGCCGAGAGAACGTCTGGCTGGGCAGGTGCAGATCCTCGCCCGCCATGGTCCACTCCGGTAAACCGGATTCCCGCAGCAGCCGGTCGCGGTCCACGCCTACCGCGGTGAGTTGCGAGATGACGAATCGGTGGAGCAAAACCTGGTCGGTTCCCATCGCGTGCTCCTTCCCAACGCAACCGATCGGCCCACCTCGGCTTACGAGCGAAGCGAGACGGAAGCGCATTCCGATCGCAGCCCGGCGCACACGCTATACCGGCCGTGTTGATTCGTCATGAGATTCATGTCACGGACAGATCACCCGCAGGCGTTCACCCATTCGGACAGGCCGTCGGCGAACAATTGGCGCTTCCAGATCGGCACCTCGTGTTTGATCCGGTCCACCAGTTCCGCACACGCGGCGAACGCTTCGCCGCGATGCGCCGCCGCCACCGCGACGACGATCGCGCGGTCGCCGATGCCGAGCGACCCGATGCGGTGCACGGCGGCGACCGGCAAGCCGTGCGTGGTGGCGATTTCGGCGCAGACGGTGTGCAGGAAACGCTCCGCTTGCGGGTGCGCGGAGTATTCCAGGGACGAAACGCTCTGTCCGCCATCGTGATCGCGGACCTTGCCGGTGAACACCACGACCGCGCCGTAATGCGGTCCGGTGACCGCCGCTTCGACCTCCGCCGGGTCGAGCGGCTGGTCGCTGATCCGGGCGAGCCGGACCGTGGCCTCAGCCGTTGTCATGACTTCCACCTCCGGCAACTTGTGCGAGCAGATGATCCAACAGCGGCTCCAGCACCGCCATGCCGTCTTCGACGCCGCCGAGCGATCCCGGCAGATTCACGATCACCGAGCGGCCGGCGAGCCCGGCCACACCGCGGCTGAGGGCCGCGAGCGGGAATTTCGCGGTACCGCGCTGCCGGATCGCCTCCGCCACACCGGGAAGTTCGCGATCGAGCACGGCGAGGGTGGCTTCCGGGGTGCCGTCGGTCGGCGAGGCGCCGGTTCCGCCGGTGCTGATGACGAGGGAGGGTTCGAACCGCAACGCGTCGGACAACCCGATCTCGATCTCGGCGTCGGCGTAGACCAGCGGACCGCGCACCGAG
Encoded here:
- a CDS encoding SDR family oxidoreductase, producing the protein MTRSRILITGASAGLGAAMARDFAAKGRDLALCARRLDALTTLRDELRATHPEVTVAVRALDVDDHTAVPRVFGELRDELGGLDRVIVNAGIGKGAPVGSGRADANLATATTNFVSALAQAEAALEIFRAQDAGHLVLVSSMSAVRGLPGKKAAYSASKAGVAALGAALATELARSPIAVTTLLPGFIATDMAAKAGDARMVAPLDKGVAAMVAAIEQERRRACVPGWPWRLLDFALPHLPDALLARMS
- a CDS encoding PaaI family thioesterase codes for the protein MIDETGTALFHQTMPFTERLGVEVLAHGPELVRSRLAWDQSLCTLGGVLHGGVLMSLADATGAVCAFLNLPEGKQGTTTVESKTNFLRAVRAGHAIASAAPLHAGRSFIVVETVIRDDADKLVAKVTQTQAVL
- a CDS encoding MFS transporter, whose product is MSTLRTTERTARSAPTGWPAVVAVMLGIFSIVTTEILPIGLLTSIGADFTVSDGMAGLMMTMPGLVAAVAAPVVTVATAGIDRRRMLCLFMLLLVLADTLAAAAPDYRVLLVSRILVGITIGGFWSIAAGLAERLVPADSVAKANAVIFSSVPLGSVFGVPAGTLLGEIAGWRTTFLVVGAFAAVVLAMLIAFLPALRAEQVTRAAVLGTLLRRPGIHFALLVTFLVVSAHFGAYTYVTPFLEQVTRVGPGTITLLLLVYGAAGMCGNFLGGASIARRPRATLAAATALIAAATLLLPWLGQWSFGAAVLLVVWGVGYGAVPVSSQAWFAKAATDAPEAASVLFTASFQATISLGALAGGVLVDRSSPGLVMACGGSTALSVVAVVWAHRRRDRRQLAH
- a CDS encoding TetR/AcrR family transcriptional regulator, whose protein sequence is MSKQTAGTTELAVRPAAGTDAMNTALRDRLIDATVEVVSTEGLHALTVRRVSRMCGVSTMAVYSNFGGMPGLIRAAGSAGFARLAARMTAAGVSEEPITDLLVLGLVFRDEAQRRPELFGLMFGTGTRIDMKINRGNVLVAGHDSEFEHYTETFDHVVGAVQRAQDAGLINTADVRSAAAQLWMGLFGFVQLEMAGHLGDDGLLEVLVPAIVNLLVGMGAELETVGASVLLAVERFAAQSGD
- a CDS encoding N-acetylmuramoyl-L-alanine amidase codes for the protein MKPSIVKAGICTAVTAAVTVTLSGLLPVTAHAAPSALDMSKKLAGKTVFLDPGHQGPNHSQDLARQVSDGRGGTKDCQTTGMTTMNGVPEHTINWNVAQVVKTSLETLGARVVLSRQDDTNWGGCVDDRARAASQSGADVAVSIHADSAPAQYRGFHLIVPELPIPNLIVDQAQSGAGRAASTSVRDAYRQAGFPPANYGGVVDGLQTRKDVAGPALTTVPVVFLEMGNGANPEDAALLETPDGQLKHAIALTTGLVGYLLGGPQAGASPDQQAAQPIPPGTSFDRPASDPGTPQGQANQGTPQAQTNTGTPQAQTNTGTPQAQTTPGTPQAQNPAIPQAQTIPAVPQSPAAPAVPQAQSAPGASTPKSAPGAATPQSPGTSATPDAPGASGAQSPDTPYAQQSPGTAGGNASIMELLMPLAKMLGLDDNAITTELINLGYSLAAMLLGPSK
- a CDS encoding ester cyclase; its protein translation is MGVNPYNTGQFRIEAEAEPIESLAWLIEFTEQYIAGWNSGDGAAVAKCVTEDTIWHDPSLDAPAYGRAGVEKFVADTVRSFPDVAYTNPFPPVLAADDRIALVPWRMTGTHLGPIDPPGFGPTGKRIDLLVIDVWQFRSGLIWRSQATWDLTEMLLQLVLMPPRGSAAERAMARAQRLRSRLPF
- a CDS encoding AraC family transcriptional regulator translates to MGTDQVLLHRFVISQLTAVGVDRDRLLRESGLPEWTMAGEDLHLPSQTFSRLWEIAEHELGDPDVALNVASRYELTCLGLYDYLFSSAPTLGAGLATCGPYVTAVTTNHRFDLVAENDEEVTLYLDMIDGAGRGRDLTQLWGLSAVLSRARRVVREPLAPLRVSLRQHAPARIETFVEVFGTTAIEFDAPVDAMTFRASDMDLPLTTSDPVLAGILQPLAAALPPPPPLATAWPERVATALADCLDEGDASLERVARRLATSPRTLQRRLREAGTTWRAELDRARGARLVAATAAGPLSASRQAEILGYSDPASMRRAARRWSLAITAHRTERADRTFTS
- a CDS encoding molybdenum cofactor biosynthesis protein MoaE, whose translation is MTTAEATVRLARISDQPLDPAEVEAAVTGPHYGAVVVFTGKVRDHDGGQSVSSLEYSAHPQAERFLHTVCAEIATTHGLPVAAVHRIGSLGIGDRAIVVAVAAAHRGEAFAACAELVDRIKHEVPIWKRQLFADGLSEWVNACG
- a CDS encoding GTP-binding protein; this translates as MADRIPVVLVAGFLGSGKTTLLNHLLRDNRGTRIGVVVNDFGAINIDSMLVAGQVDAMVSLGNGCVCCAVDVTELDELFTRLTQPRAGIDVLVVEASGLAEPRNLIRMVLGSDNPRLRYGGLVEVVDAEQFPDSSARHPELRTHLRLADLVVVNKADRVAPEQLARLRADIAALVGPVPVYATTYGRIDPGLLFDEPLRERPLVAEQLSFDELLFDHDHDHDAGHRHLHDDYTSVSFTTARALDPRKLIGFLEDPPPGLFRAKGFAAFGVADERRKFVMHMVGRHIVFESGSWSRGESRGAQLVLIGAGLHTDTALARLHDTVHDAADPLDPQSMLGVWRYTPH